ttacttttttccTCTTGTAGCACCAGTGTTTGAAAAGCCCATAAACAATGAAACTGTCAGGGAGGGTGATAGGGCAACATTTAAGTGCTCTATAGTTGGAACTCCACCTCCAGATGTCACGTGGTATAGGAAAGGAAAACCAATCCTCCATAAAGATGGATCATATATGCTTGCTAAGAGGTAAGCTATGGAACTGTTGTTATGCTTTGTTATTGAGTGCAATAACCtgtattattatatggcaagctccgcgagcgggcagtatgcggtgaattctgtgttctgattggcgacccgagcgggcaagatggagcgatactgcccgcccgggactgcccgtttcgttcccgcaaacaaaatttcgccaaagttcaagcgagtgcacgaaagttttctctcgctgaaattactttctgctaaggtaaaacgattttttatgatttctctgtctttatggaaccagaaaaagcgtcaacgagaatgaaaacaacgaaaacaaaaatgttgataagttttaaaaatacgttttccagcaaaaaccggcaaattaaacacaaaagtttgttttgaacttgaaaatttgaatttgaaatttgaatttgaaatgtaaccaatcaaatgattgtattttctgcatttatccaatcaggatataggggcacgcgctatcactttagcatttaactgggttccttttcagtgctcgaaaataaacaagtacgaagatcatttttttcagcgctctttatgccatacaataaatcttttattgaccaagctagttcggtcaagatggctggatattggcctcgttctctttttgcgttttcatggacctcgacttcgtctcggtccataaaaacgcaaaaagagaactcgaccaatatccagccatcttgacctcgcacttggtcaataatatatacttattattcaactttcatacactgtacgaattccgattttctgattggttgatttgtaccacgtcaCCCTGGGTTATGACACAACAAcatccttgacgtcattatcatggtgtaatagccgtggtgtaaattctatacaccactgtcattacaccatggctttggctgactcaaaatttgacgatttttgcttgcagtgtattcaatttgaataataaaaaggttaacgcactcattgctcgtgaattatcgggatttacctgcactcgttcactaacaatgaactcgaaaattttcaataccgcatgaggccgcctcgtgcggtattgaaatttctcattcattgttagtgaactcgtgcaggtaaatcccgataattcactcgccgagtgcgttaacctgtaagtAAGCAATTATGATTATCACTTCTATGATGTGgaaggaaaacattttttgtttgcaagATCTtgttgacaatgaaaattaGACGATAAAATCCAGTGTTTATCCACTGTCTGTCATATTGATAATATTATCATATTGGGTCGGCAAAGAGCTAAGACTAAAGAGTACTCACATTCCACCTAGCGGGTTTGTTTTGGCTTGTTGCTGTTTTTAATCATATATACTGGTTTTCTTTATACTTGTCAAAACAACCTTTTCTTGATTCATCTTCCTTGACTCCCTTCAACCGCTTCCTACTATTTTCGTTGACTAATGAGTCACTTCCAAATGCAGTGGTTGGCTTGCCTGTGTCCTACTCCAAGTGGTAGAATTGAGCTAAGGGTTATTGGTTTGTGGGTTGCTTCCATTATTTCAAGTTGGTTACAGCTCAAGTTGGTTACAGCTTGCCTGAAGGGCaagctgtaaaattaattttctttgcactCTGCTCTCTAACCTATTTGATGTTTCAATAATTTCATAACTGGAAATCTCCGCTCAAATTAAAACTTCTTTTCCAGGAGTTGGGGTAGTAGATTGAGAATTCGGGCTGTGACCATGAACGACGCAGGGGCTTATCTTTGTGTGGCAAACAATTCAGAAGGAACAGTAAGCATGCAAGGTTTTCTGGTTATTGGTAAGTTACAAAGAGACTAAAATCTTGCTACTAAAAGTTTTATGTAAGGCACTCAGATCAGAATTTTGCTGTTGAGTTAAACCTTCAAGCCTTTCGGTGAACAGGTATTTATCAGAAAAATGCTTTTCCATTTACTAGCAACCTCAATGCAACCCTCGCCAAACACCAAGCCAACACCTGGTAAGAGAGGCGAACTTCTTTTTGTCTCCATCCATTGTAGTTGTGAGCCTTAAAAGTGCTTCATTATGCACGCTGAAGCACTATTTGCtattttaacattaaattgtCGTTGATTTGAgcaataattgcaggggtgcctggagaaaagccttaagtgacttctgataaagtaccagattctccttccaaatttccttgtattcagttgtgaatgactaggagaatttgacattgcatcaaaagtcacttaaggccttattccacacacccctccAATTGTTTTTAACCACTtttgtaataaaatgaataaatttttaaagaaatctatctgttttgtttttagatTCCACACCCCTTTTAACCTCGCAGACCTCTGTGAAGTCAGAAACAACTTTCACAAGACTAAGTACAGGTGAGGATATGTGTCAGAATGAATTGGTGTATATTCCACTCTTGAATATTATTTGAAATAGTCACATTTGCATTTACCAACATTATTAAGCAAAAGGAATCAAAGTTTGCGACAAGGGAAATcttatggcaaaaaaaaaagctttttgaGGAGGTGAAGTAACTGAAAGAATAAATGAATGTATGATGCAAATTCAATGATCGTGTTAACTGCATACAGATAGCAAATATTTAACTATGATATTCAATCTTTGTTCGCTGTAAAAAATCCACGCGTGCGATTGGTTGAAGTCGGTCACATGACTGCTCTTTGTGTGTCGATACCGCAGGGTTTGAGTGCGGTTATCAGAAGCTATATTGCACTCTAGTTGCTTCAGCTCTCAATCCATAATAAAACAGTCCAAATTTCTATCCAAGTTTTGGTTATGAATTCCTTACATCTAGtctaattttttctcattcaagaaTGCCTTCGAAACAACTttccaagcgaaaatctagacGATTTGAGGGCAGAAATTCTTGCTGCCTTATAGTGAACtcagattgaatattaaatgaGACTTTTCGTTTGTGCTTTGCTGAGAAATAAACAGCACTTGTAATTAACGAGATATAATTCATACCTGAACTCGGCCTACAGCCTCGttcagtattcaaaatatctcgttaattatatatcgacaGGCGTGCAGTTTATGTTATTGTTAAGCACTGACTACAGTCTCTAACTCTTAAATATTTTAAGCTATTTCTAGGATTTATGTTTTTGTCCCAATTCATGGGCAAGTGGTAATCACAAGGAAGAATTGCAGAGCTAGAAATTAAGATACCATCCGTGATTTAAGGGCTTTCATAATGGTGTCATGGTTTatttggtttattattattatgattattattgttatgaaattTATCTTAAagtataaatttattattagtGTTGTAATAATTACTTGTTCCAATCAAATAACattatcattcgatgtatttttcCTTCCTATTCATTGGCCGAtagctcaccacgtgacctgcaaaaaACTGCCTACATATaattgttttgctgcaaataatattctgaccatgcgtaattgaaactacgctcttgtgtgaaaatggctgatcggttccccgagcaggcagagagtgatttggcatatttagttgatcaaaagaacggtgatcgaatgataaaacaattattgaactcggttatcgcaaaatatcgtgatttggcattgtctcgcagatcaattatgatctgctcgccactgacaaatcacgatattttgctcaacctcgctcaataactgttaattattattataattattattgttatatgacagtgaagacgtatggatgccatatggatccctatccagccagcctggggcgtcgaacgtaacccaggcggccctaaggctaacaactctatagctagtaaagtatgtacataacatctaatttataaataaactaacctaaactaaactaaactaaaaaatAACTCatttcactctgttctatcctcaagacatcactttcagtgtgcgggcaatgtttagggtgtgcgagatgacggctctctgcatccggagtagaatctcccctcctcgagccccgaacagttccctcatagcctcgtctacctcagtggaccaccctcctaagacatcgatgatgatgttatactgccggatgtcatatcctgggaacttctgtttgagttcccagcggagggggccatacttgatggtcttctcttcttgcttcttttctctgttctccgtccatgggcagctcattccTACCGCCAggactttcttcttctcatgatctataaatcttgcatacactctgttctgctttacttgctcacttactgcaaagactggtactgtatatcccaatatgcttgggccttgggtgactcgtagatgggttttgggacggccggagaataccacggtggcactgtatcagaAAGTTGAAGCTCTCTcagcatttcccaaaacagtactttgagggccgcattatgacgcgcaaggtacttattctgcgcaagcgcagaacaactcgccagcacgtgagggatactttcggccgtttttccacagagtctacaaagggtgtcattaggacgattggtctgggtcttacgtgcataatagatctttgtcggtgttaactgttcataaagttcaagcatccccgcgatggtgtgtgtaggcgccgtatcccaattcttcagccacgcaaagcaaccccgctggttcagctgatcctcctcccatcttgctgcgaggagctttccttgccatttcttatttgttattattattattattattattattattattattattattattatataagaAACAGTTCCTTTATCAACTCAAAAATACATAAGTTAACTTGCTGACAAATTAAAGgttatgaattttcttttcacggAATTAGGTCCTTCTGAGATGAAGCAGACAAATTCCCCAGGACCAGATGACATTGAAACGCACAAGAATCCAATCACAAGAGATACGAGTGATCTGTACGAATTAAGCGTAGAATGTTTACATTATACACTTGCATTCCACAAACTGAGCAATTAGCCACTTTCCAATTTTTCAATTTCCACTTTCTCATACTTccagttttctcttttcataGTCAACCTGTACACctcgttttcattcttttttttacgATTGTTTTTTATTCTGTAGTTTTTCCTATCTTAGTATTTTTTTTGCACTTCTTActtattcatttcttttcaccCCATTTTCAGTTTATCCTATTTTTACTTGATTTGTTTACTTATTTCTTCGCGTTTTCCATTTCTGGCCTTCGTTTCATTTCGTTTGCTTTCTACTTTTCATTTTCTACTCTTTACTTCTCGTTCTTCTCACGTGAATTTTTACTTTACCATCTTCTAGTTCTCGTTTATTTTCCAATTTCACTGTTGTTCTCCCACTTCTCATTTTCCACTTTCAAATTCCCACTTTTCAGTTTTTGTGATTGATGTTGCAATGGTCAGTTTAtacattcatttatttattttcacagCGTTATCCCAACACCAGCTCCTCTCCCGAACAACGGCAGTTGCATGAAATACAATGGCACAGTTTGCAGTAAGATGTTGCGAGGAGCGCTGGTGTTCATACGCAGttatgaaaaaattgaaaacatcgaGAAAAAAGTGAAGGATGCATACATCGatattcaaaaattcaaaaaagtgAGCCAGCGTTGCCGTCCCTACGTGAAACCGCTGCTTTGTCATTACCAGTTCCCCAGCTGTGACACGACCTCTTCGGAACCGAAGGGGCGACAAATTTGCTTCGAAGATTGCGAGTTCGTGCGTACGAAGATTTGCGCCAAGGAAGCCAAGATCGCCCAGACCCAAAAACTCGAAATCGTATTGTTTCCGGTGTGTGCGTCTCTTCCCCGGAGGGGAACCGAAAAGGGAAAGAATTGTATAAACCTCGAAATTAAAGCAGCCCCGGTAACTAACCACGTCAAGACTCCCATCAGAAAAGGTTGGTAATAGCTTCACAGCTAAATACTGATTAGGCAGTTTAAGTAACGACAACAAATATTTTCTTCTCCAAATCGCCCTGACTTATTTAATTCCAAGATATTCAAACCAAACATCTTGTAGTCATCGAGAAATTGTCAAAGAAGTAACATTTTAGACGAAGTTCTtgccttcgatcatacgaaaacTTCCATGTGTTATTAGGGAATTTATAAGAAGCTGCGaagtcacattaaaatagaactgcGTTAGGTGAAGTGTTCtgcaattattccatgttggtcacgttttTTTAAAAGGCGAAGTGTACTTTaacttgcttggcacgaatgctTTTCAcataaaggcaaagaatgaaagattaactactgcgggctcgcgttgtggccagaacctcaaattttacaatttcacgtcgtcgtttggcagactgtGTCAAAATATTGCAccaaaagcgtgccgcacgtgcagcacgattattttttcgtattcaaccaatcaacttATTGATTTGTTGTGTTGTCGTTCAGTGCTGTTCCCTATTACGACAGAGACGGCAGGAAAAACCGCCACAATTGTGCATGTATCGGATCTGTGAAGTCTTTATATTCTGCACGCCTTGCTAGTTCCTCGCCTGCTTCCTTCATTTTTACACGTGCGCCTTTCATTTTGTCCGTGTGCCGCTCATTCGCACGTGCGATTTTGTCGCAGCGCCTCGATTGAATATCTGACGCACTGAAgttgatcattattatttgtATAATTATTGCTGTACTTTTTTTTCAGCTTCGTCAGTAACCGGCTGCTTCACAAACAACGGAGAAGATTTCCACGCCAACGTTAGCGTCACAGAAAAAGGCTACGTCTGCCAAGCATGGAATTCCACCAAACCTCATTATCACATCCTGTCACCCGAAGATCACCCAGAGATCGGTGGCGGACATAACTTTTGTCGAAATCCCGGCGGGCAGAAAAGACAACCTTGGTGCTTTACAACAGACGAATCAGCAAAATTTGACTATTGCGATATTCCGCGATGTGGTGAGAGAATACGCTAAGCAGAAGACTCGCGAGAGGCTGGAACGAGCGCGGAATTGAGGCTGAGGTGGTTAGCCTCCATCGCATGCTCGTCCCAGTCGAATCGCGAGGTCTTGTGAGTTGCTCATATAATCACTGCAAAATTTCCAGTTTTCAAAGGTTCGTTACTCCAAAAAATTGAGCTTTTTCGGAGACAGCTTATCATTCATTCCAGTTGCAATACATGTAATACTAATTGGTGTGTGTGAGTGATAGACTACGTCATGTTAGACTGCGAGAAGTCTTTAGTTTAAGCGACGGACTAACGAGCAAGCAAAGCACAGGCGTTCGCTCGAGAACCCGGAAGACCCGCGAGGTGAGGGAGCGCCGAATAATACTCGCGTGTCTCGCGCGTGCGAGTATGTTTTGCCCACTTCTTTAGTCTCTTGCCGAACCaagagactactcgcagtctaacGTTATGCTAATCAGAAGGTAAAAAAGAGAGACAACACAAACACGCGCGTATGCTTTTCCACCATCGACGATAATGGCTGGTgacaaaattgtttctttttgctttcTATTTGGCAGAGGATCCTCCACCAGTTCAAGTTGTCAGTATTCTATACACAGTAATTCCGTGTCTGGTCTTCGCGCTCTTATTTTCCTCCGTGATTATCTTCGTCTGTTGGAGATGTAACAAACAAATCATGTACCAGTCTGTACAGTCCGCGGGAACTCCGCTTGTGCCTGTGGTTGGTAAGCCTGTGGTAAGTCTCGAAAATACTGCAATTTATAAAATATTTCGAACAGTACGCGCTgtctcattggtcaataggcATGTTCAGACAAGAGTATGTGAACACGGTTTTGAAACAGAGAACGAAAGATTCTCAGTTGCATGCTCACATtttcgtcaaaacctcaaatttggtgatttcacgTTTTCGTTATGCAGAGGAcctcaaaaatatttgctaaaatccgtgctgcacgtgcagcacgattatttatcttttaaccaatgatattgttttgtggcgttgttggcgttgccgtcgtcgtttaTGTACGTATTATACACGCACATCGTCACTTTCAAAGCGGATACTGATGAGCAGAGTCCACATTCAAAAATCTCGTGATAAGGGAGGGAATATTTTTCGGAAGGGACCCGTAGACTGTAACAATCACGTTCATATACGACTTGGCTCACAGAGCCTTAAGATTTTTCTTATttagttttgttgttttgtataattttttttttggaggtgCGACGCGAGATGGTTAGATTCATTAAAGACTTGGGCGAAGGAGAATTTGGCAAACTCTACGGAGGTGAAGTAGTCGAGAAGGTGGACAACTTGCAAGCAATACGACCAATTATTGCCAAAGTCCTCCGAAGGAGAACGTCTGCTATCTGCCGTGAAAGTTTCCTGACACACGCGGAGATTTGGTCCAAATTTAGCCACTCGAACGTCATCACTATCATCGGGGTGTGTGACGATGCTCCGACCACGTGTATTTTATACGAATGCGCCGATTACCTGACGTTGTACGACTACCTGGTCGATAACTCACCTCTAGAGAGTCCCGTAGATGACGAGGATGATTCGGGCAATCTGACCTATCACGAACAATTGTCGATTGGCATTCAAGTTGCCGCGGGTATGAACTACCTCTCTCAGCAGAACTTCATCCATGGCGATTTGGCGGCGCGGAATTGTGTGGTAGGCCCCCGTATGACAATCAAAATCACAGACGTGGCTTTAACGCGGAACCCTTTCTCAGGTGACTATCTTAGGTCTGCTAACCGGCCTCCGATGCCCGTTCGCTGGATGGCCCCAGAAGGGGTCCTAAACTTTAGGTTCACGGTAGAAACTGATATATGGTCCTTCGGAGTCTTACTCTGGGAGATCTTTACGTTCGGTTCTATACCCCATGAGGGCTACACGGATAAAGAGGTCACGGATTGTATTAGGGAACACGTGTTGCTACCTTGCCCCAGCGACTGTCCGAATTCGGTGTTTGTGCTCATGAAAGAGTGCTGGGATATTTTGCCGCCAAGTAGGCCGCGTTTTAGTACAATTTATTCGCATCTCTGTGAGTTGCGATGCAACACGAACGAGATCGAACCATCGTTGGAACTCAATCTTTCCGGAGAGTCTTTACACGTGGAAGTTTAATGTTACTGTCGGAAAAAATGCTGACAACGACGTCACATCGTATATGGAAGTAGTAAGGCATCGatttgttgttccaaatatgaaTTCAACCATCATTCAGTGGATGCCATACTATATAAGGAAGTGGTAAACCCTTCAGTTGCTTTTCCAAATAAGGATTCACTCACCCCCCAGTGGATGTCATACGGTTgttgctggaatggatactccaaaatatggtgagacacttcgtgacacataaacaggtacaagcagataaacgacaccctatttaggcagagaataactgctgggtcagccactgatctcgaGTGAtaaggtctaagcgccggctcgaaatggttagctttcataaactGTTCTGGTTACACAATAactaaacttggtaaacctttggtaagactacaaAGATCGGTtagtactttatatacataaatttaagtgtctcaccatatttggagtatccattctagtcacaaccgaTGTCATATGTATGGAGAGGTAAGCCGTCAAGGTGCAAATATAGCCAAATATGGATTCCATAAGCTTACATCTATTGTACCTTATATGGAAGTGGCCA
This window of the Acropora muricata isolate sample 2 chromosome 14, ASM3666990v1, whole genome shotgun sequence genome carries:
- the LOC136897605 gene encoding inactive tyrosine-protein kinase transmembrane receptor ROR1-like, which translates into the protein MDLRSFNRLCWAFSLCVLCGCSLLGLRNKRSADSSSSRSSNHTQFCADCKAPVFEKPINNETVREGDRATFKCSIVGTPPPDVTWYRKGKPILHKDGSYMLAKRSWGSRLRIRAVTMNDAGAYLCVANNSEGTVSMQGFLVIATSMQPSPNTKPTPDSTPLLTSQTSVKSETTFTRLSTGPSEMKQTNSPGPDDIETHKNPITRDTSDLVIPTPAPLPNNGSCMKYNGTVCSKMLRGALVFIRSYEKIENIEKKVKDAYIDIQKFKKVSQRCRPYVKPLLCHYQFPSCDTTSSEPKGRQICFEDCEFVRTKICAKEAKIAQTQKLEIVLFPVCASLPRRGTEKGKNCINLEIKAAPVTNHVKTPIRKASSVTGCFTNNGEDFHANVSVTEKGYVCQAWNSTKPHYHILSPEDHPEIGGGHNFCRNPGGQKRQPWCFTTDESAKFDYCDIPRCEDPPPVQVVSILYTVIPCLVFALLFSSVIIFVCWRCNKQIMYQSVQSAGTPLVPVVGKPVVRREMVRFIKDLGEGEFGKLYGGEVVEKVDNLQAIRPIIAKVLRRRTSAICRESFLTHAEIWSKFSHSNVITIIGVCDDAPTTCILYECADYLTLYDYLVDNSPLESPVDDEDDSGNLTYHEQLSIGIQVAAGMNYLSQQNFIHGDLAARNCVVGPRMTIKITDVALTRNPFSGDYLRSANRPPMPVRWMAPEGVLNFRFTVETDIWSFGVLLWEIFTFGSIPHEGYTDKEVTDCIREHVLLPCPSDCPNSVFVLMKECWDILPPSRPRFSTIYSHLCELRCNTNEIEPSLELNLSGESLHVEV